In Microbacterium sp. AB, a single genomic region encodes these proteins:
- a CDS encoding thioredoxin domain-containing protein has product MAERLRDAVSPYLAAHADNPVDWWPWGEEAFAEAARRDVPVLVSIGYATCHWCHVMARESFSDPALARELNARFVPIKVDREEHPDVDDAFIAAASAFTQQLGWPLTAFATAGARVFYAGTYYPPQPVRDVPSFRQILDAVTEAWTRRRDEVEATGAAIAQALAARPEPDARALPSETDLAEAVAAIAALEDARHGGLGTGPKFPNAPVIAFLAERGRHGDAAADALGRRLHAAAQALRDPVEGGFFRYAVRRDWTEPHYERMLSDNAQMLDLAVGFGDVDAADAVAGFLLDVLRRPDGSFASAQDSESLVDGRRSEGGYYALDAAGRARQPRPAVDAKVLTGLNGIAVGALSDAGLRFGRADWVRAAREAAGTVIETLVDRAPEGLRLRRARRDGRTSDAVATLEDYGGLAGGLLRLALASGDAEYAVLARELVMACAAGDDVLPPGRADPVLARSGIRRAEGGSDGASPSGTVLVADAAALLAALTGDAGHERIAESALRPVLPAALPAPIAYGAALAVASRVAAGPAEQLVIVVPDGQDASVSPLAARARERAAPGRTLSILAETQARRFADAGFALFAERTPIGGDPAAYLCEGFACRLPTTDPGVLDALLRGRR; this is encoded by the coding sequence ATGGCAGAGCGACTGCGCGACGCCGTGAGCCCGTACCTCGCGGCACACGCCGACAATCCCGTGGACTGGTGGCCGTGGGGGGAGGAGGCGTTCGCCGAGGCCGCGCGCCGCGACGTGCCGGTCCTCGTGTCGATCGGATACGCCACGTGCCACTGGTGCCACGTCATGGCGCGCGAGTCGTTCTCGGATCCCGCCCTCGCCCGCGAGCTGAACGCGCGCTTCGTCCCGATCAAGGTCGATCGGGAGGAGCATCCCGACGTCGACGACGCCTTCATCGCGGCGGCGAGCGCGTTCACGCAGCAGCTCGGCTGGCCGCTGACGGCCTTCGCGACGGCGGGGGCACGGGTGTTCTACGCGGGGACGTACTATCCGCCGCAGCCCGTCCGCGACGTTCCGTCGTTCCGGCAGATCCTCGATGCGGTGACCGAGGCGTGGACGCGGCGCCGGGACGAGGTGGAGGCGACCGGGGCGGCGATCGCGCAGGCCCTCGCCGCACGTCCGGAGCCCGACGCCCGCGCGCTGCCGTCGGAGACGGACCTCGCCGAGGCGGTCGCGGCGATCGCGGCGCTCGAGGACGCTCGGCACGGCGGGCTCGGCACGGGGCCCAAGTTCCCGAACGCCCCCGTCATCGCGTTCCTCGCCGAGCGGGGCCGCCACGGCGACGCGGCCGCCGACGCTCTGGGGCGTCGGCTCCATGCGGCCGCGCAGGCGCTGCGGGATCCTGTCGAGGGCGGCTTCTTCCGTTACGCCGTGCGCCGCGACTGGACCGAGCCGCACTACGAGCGGATGCTGTCGGACAACGCCCAGATGCTGGATCTCGCGGTCGGCTTCGGCGACGTCGACGCCGCCGACGCCGTCGCGGGCTTCCTGCTCGACGTGCTGCGGCGTCCCGACGGCTCGTTCGCCTCGGCCCAGGACTCGGAGAGCCTCGTCGACGGCCGGCGCAGCGAGGGGGGCTACTACGCCCTCGACGCCGCGGGGCGTGCCCGGCAGCCGCGCCCCGCGGTCGACGCGAAGGTGCTGACGGGCCTCAACGGCATCGCCGTCGGCGCTCTGTCCGACGCGGGCCTGCGGTTCGGCCGGGCGGACTGGGTCCGCGCCGCCCGGGAGGCGGCCGGCACGGTGATCGAGACGCTCGTCGACCGCGCGCCGGAGGGCCTGCGCCTGCGGCGGGCGCGACGGGACGGACGGACGTCCGACGCCGTCGCGACCCTGGAGGACTACGGCGGGCTGGCCGGCGGGCTGCTGCGGCTCGCCCTCGCCTCGGGCGACGCGGAGTACGCGGTCCTGGCGCGCGAGCTCGTCATGGCGTGCGCGGCGGGCGACGACGTGCTGCCGCCCGGGCGCGCCGATCCCGTGCTCGCGCGGAGCGGCATCCGGCGCGCCGAGGGCGGAAGCGACGGGGCATCGCCCTCCGGCACCGTGCTCGTCGCCGACGCCGCGGCACTGCTCGCCGCCCTCACCGGCGACGCGGGTCACGAGAGGATCGCCGAGAGCGCTCTGCGCCCCGTCCTGCCTGCGGCGCTGCCCGCGCCGATCGCGTACGGCGCGGCGCTCGCCGTCGCCTCGCGGGTCGCGGCAGGGCCCGCGGAACAGCTTGTGATCGTCGTCCCGGACGGGCAGGACGCCAGCGTCTCACCGCTCGCGGCCCGAGCCCGGGAACGGGCCGCTCCGGGGCGCACGCTCTCGATCCTCGCCGAGACGCAGGCGCGACGGTTCGCGGACGCGGGGTTCGCCCTCTTCGCCGAGCGCACGCCGATCGGCGGCGACCCCGCCGCCTACCTGTGCGAGGGCTTCGCGTGCCGCCTGCCGACGACGGACCCGGGCGTGCTGGACGCGCTGCTCCGCGGACGCCGCTGA
- a CDS encoding PTS sugar transporter subunit IIB translates to MRILVVCGAGASSTFVAHRVNRAAGAAGLAYTAFAGTQLSLPIDLDSADIVLVGPHLTTSLDAIRAAATPRGVAVVPLPDDVFTDTDGTRVLALVRAVPTPGAPASE, encoded by the coding sequence ATGAGGATCTTGGTGGTGTGCGGTGCGGGTGCATCGAGCACGTTCGTGGCGCATCGCGTCAACCGTGCCGCCGGTGCCGCCGGCCTCGCCTACACGGCCTTCGCGGGCACGCAGCTCTCGCTGCCGATCGATCTCGACTCGGCGGACATCGTGCTCGTGGGGCCGCACCTCACGACATCGCTCGACGCGATCCGCGCTGCGGCGACGCCGCGCGGCGTCGCCGTCGTGCCGTTGCCGGACGACGTCTTCACCGACACGGACGGCACGCGCGTGCTCGCGCTCGTGCGCGCCGTCCCCACCCCGGGTGCGCCCGCATCCGAATGA
- a CDS encoding cytidine deaminase encodes MTDIDWDALRVVATDAMTKAYAPYSGFPVGAAALVTDGRVVAGCNTENASYGVGLCAECGLVSNLAMTGGGRLVAFVCVDREGRTLMPCGRCRQLLFEHALPGMLLETVSGIRSIEEVLPDAFGPRDLEER; translated from the coding sequence ATGACCGACATCGACTGGGACGCGCTGCGCGTCGTCGCGACCGACGCCATGACGAAGGCGTACGCGCCGTACTCCGGGTTCCCCGTCGGGGCGGCCGCGCTCGTGACCGACGGCCGCGTCGTCGCCGGCTGCAACACCGAGAACGCCTCCTACGGCGTGGGCCTGTGCGCGGAGTGCGGGCTCGTCTCGAACCTCGCCATGACGGGCGGCGGCAGGCTCGTCGCGTTCGTGTGCGTCGATCGCGAGGGCCGCACCCTCATGCCCTGCGGGCGCTGCCGCCAGCTGCTGTTCGAGCACGCCCTCCCCGGGATGCTGCTCGAGACGGTGTCGGGCATCCGGAGCATCGAAGAGGTGCTGCCCGACGCGTTCGGACCCCGAGACCTGGAGGAGCGATGA
- a CDS encoding adenosine deaminase, giving the protein MAPEPTAEPRVQGVKLRDLPKVSLHDHLDGGLRPETIVELAEGTEVALPASDPAALGAWFADQSESGSLVEYLTTFEITTGVMQTREALTRVAREFVEDLADDGVVYGEVRWAPEQHLDGGLSLEEAVEAVQEGIEQGEDVAEDAGRSIRVGQILSAMRQGDRVREIAELAVAFRQDGVAGFDIAGPEDGFPPSRHRAAFDYLAGEFFPVTVHAGEAAGVSSIRSALLDGRALRLGHGVAIARDVDVVSREGEEVLVQFGDLARWVRDREIPLELSPTSNLQTGAIAHWGSQIEDHPFDLLYQLGFCVTVNTDNRLMSRTSLTRELAVLVTAFGYDLDDIERFQLNAAAAAFLPVEQREELIDLIAEGFAR; this is encoded by the coding sequence ATGGCGCCCGAACCGACCGCCGAACCCCGCGTGCAGGGCGTGAAGCTGCGCGACCTGCCGAAGGTGTCGCTGCACGACCACCTCGACGGCGGGCTGCGCCCCGAGACGATCGTCGAGCTCGCCGAGGGGACGGAGGTGGCGCTCCCCGCCTCGGACCCGGCGGCACTCGGCGCGTGGTTCGCCGATCAGAGCGAGTCGGGGTCGCTCGTGGAGTACCTCACGACCTTCGAGATCACGACCGGCGTCATGCAGACGCGCGAGGCGCTCACACGCGTGGCGCGCGAGTTCGTCGAGGACCTCGCGGACGACGGCGTCGTGTACGGCGAGGTCCGGTGGGCGCCCGAGCAGCACCTCGACGGCGGACTGTCCCTGGAAGAGGCCGTGGAGGCGGTGCAGGAGGGCATCGAGCAGGGGGAGGACGTCGCCGAGGACGCCGGCAGGAGCATCCGCGTCGGGCAGATCCTCTCGGCGATGCGCCAGGGCGATCGCGTCCGGGAGATCGCCGAGCTCGCCGTCGCGTTCCGCCAGGACGGCGTGGCCGGCTTCGACATCGCGGGCCCGGAGGACGGCTTCCCGCCGTCGCGGCACCGGGCCGCGTTCGACTACCTCGCGGGGGAGTTCTTCCCCGTGACGGTGCACGCGGGTGAGGCGGCGGGCGTCTCGTCGATCCGGTCGGCGCTGCTCGACGGCCGGGCGCTCCGCCTGGGCCACGGCGTCGCGATCGCGCGCGACGTCGACGTCGTCTCCCGGGAGGGCGAGGAGGTCCTCGTGCAGTTCGGCGATCTGGCGCGGTGGGTGCGCGACCGTGAGATCCCGCTCGAGCTGTCGCCCACGTCGAACCTGCAGACCGGCGCGATCGCGCACTGGGGCTCGCAGATCGAGGACCATCCGTTCGACCTGCTCTACCAGCTGGGCTTCTGCGTCACGGTCAACACCGACAACCGGCTCATGAGCCGCACCTCGCTCACCCGCGAGCTGGCCGTCCTGGTGACGGCGTTCGGCTACGACCTCGACGACATCGAGCGGTTCCAGCTCAACGCGGCCGCGGCGGCGTTCCTCCCCGTCGAGCAGCGCGAGGAGCTCATCGACCTCATCGCCGAGGGATTCGCCCGGTAG
- a CDS encoding HPr family phosphocarrier protein, producing MPAVTRTVKIASSHGLHARPAKLFAEAAKNSGLPVTIAKGDGKPVNAASILGVISLGANSGDEVTLSVEGDGAEGVLDALVTQLETDTDAA from the coding sequence ATGCCCGCTGTCACCCGTACCGTGAAGATCGCGTCGTCGCACGGCCTGCACGCACGCCCCGCCAAGCTCTTCGCCGAGGCCGCGAAGAACTCGGGTCTCCCGGTCACGATCGCCAAGGGCGACGGCAAGCCGGTCAACGCCGCGAGCATCCTCGGCGTCATCTCGCTCGGGGCCAACTCCGGCGACGAGGTCACGCTCTCGGTCGAAGGAGACGGCGCGGAGGGCGTGCTCGACGCTCTCGTGACGCAGCTCGAGACCGACACGGACGCCGCGTGA
- a CDS encoding PTS mannitol transporter subunit IICBA — MTDAAAGTKSPGTLRVGVQKFGTFLSGMIMPNISAFIAWGLLTALFIDTGWLGQDGPIVAWQWADSRILGGGITPDGQEWLGLVSPIITYLLPLLIAFTGGRMVYEHRGGVVGAVAAFGVIVGASGTVMFLGAMIAGPLAAYILKVVEKPWQGRIKAGFEMLVDNFSAGFVAFFTALAAFFWLAPVMRWVTDILGAVVGWLVETGLLPLASIIVEPAKVLFLNNAINHGVFTPIGSEQATETGRSLLFLVEANPGPGAGMLLALLLFGVGAARATAPGALVIQFLGGIHEVYFPYVLAKPILIVGLIAGGATGVLTNMIFQSGLVAPASPGSIFAVLIQTAPGSHIGVILSVLLSAAVSFTVCALLLLASRKRDLAAEAAGTDGFSAAVAQTEANKGRKSSVLGGLAGTTAVATRPIEKVVFACDAGMGSSAMGASVLRNKIKQAGIQGVTVTNKAIAALDGSADLVITQAQLTDRAKQREGDAVHVSVDNFMNSPRYDEVVQLLLEQSSPAEDAPAAAPSEEPAGSSDDGVLTVGNVRIHAGSATREEAVKEAADILESAGAVTGAYFDAMLAREQTVSTYMGNELAIPHGTNEAKDAIRGSALSVVRYDGGVDWDGDAVTFVVGIAGQGDAHLTILSNVAALFSDDDQVARLKAASTPEELFSLFQTVNEEQA; from the coding sequence ATGACCGACGCAGCAGCCGGGACGAAGTCGCCCGGCACCCTCCGCGTGGGCGTGCAGAAGTTCGGCACGTTCCTCTCTGGCATGATCATGCCCAACATCTCCGCCTTCATCGCCTGGGGGCTCCTGACGGCGCTCTTCATCGACACCGGCTGGCTCGGGCAGGACGGGCCGATCGTCGCCTGGCAGTGGGCCGACTCCCGCATCCTCGGCGGAGGGATCACTCCTGACGGACAGGAGTGGCTGGGCCTCGTCTCGCCCATCATCACCTATCTCCTGCCGCTGCTGATCGCATTCACGGGCGGACGCATGGTCTACGAGCACCGAGGAGGCGTCGTCGGCGCCGTCGCGGCGTTCGGCGTCATCGTCGGCGCCTCGGGCACCGTCATGTTCCTCGGCGCGATGATCGCGGGTCCCCTCGCCGCGTACATCCTGAAGGTCGTCGAGAAGCCGTGGCAAGGAAGGATCAAAGCCGGCTTCGAGATGCTCGTCGACAACTTCTCGGCGGGCTTCGTGGCCTTCTTCACCGCCCTGGCGGCGTTCTTCTGGCTGGCACCCGTCATGCGCTGGGTCACCGACATCCTCGGCGCGGTCGTGGGCTGGCTCGTCGAGACGGGCCTCCTCCCGCTCGCGAGCATCATCGTCGAGCCGGCGAAGGTACTCTTCCTCAACAACGCCATCAACCACGGCGTCTTCACCCCGATCGGGAGTGAGCAGGCGACCGAGACCGGCCGAAGCCTGCTCTTCCTCGTGGAGGCGAACCCCGGCCCCGGCGCCGGCATGCTGCTCGCGCTGCTCCTCTTCGGCGTCGGCGCCGCGAGGGCCACGGCGCCCGGCGCGCTGGTCATCCAGTTCCTCGGCGGCATCCACGAGGTGTACTTCCCCTACGTGCTCGCGAAGCCCATCCTCATCGTCGGCCTCATCGCCGGCGGCGCGACGGGCGTGCTCACGAACATGATCTTCCAGTCGGGCCTCGTGGCGCCGGCCTCCCCCGGCTCGATCTTCGCGGTGCTCATCCAGACCGCGCCGGGAAGCCACATCGGCGTGATCCTCTCCGTCCTCCTCTCGGCGGCGGTGAGCTTCACGGTGTGCGCGCTGCTGCTGCTCGCCAGCCGCAAGCGCGACCTCGCCGCCGAGGCGGCGGGCACGGACGGCTTCTCGGCCGCGGTCGCGCAGACCGAGGCGAACAAGGGCCGGAAGTCGAGCGTGCTCGGCGGCCTCGCCGGCACCACGGCGGTCGCCACCCGTCCGATCGAGAAGGTCGTCTTCGCATGCGACGCCGGCATGGGATCGTCCGCCATGGGCGCGAGCGTGCTGCGCAACAAGATCAAGCAGGCGGGCATCCAGGGCGTGACGGTCACCAACAAGGCGATCGCGGCGCTCGACGGGTCGGCCGACCTCGTCATCACGCAGGCGCAGCTCACCGACCGCGCGAAGCAGAGGGAGGGCGACGCGGTGCACGTGTCGGTCGACAACTTCATGAACTCGCCGCGGTACGACGAGGTCGTGCAGCTGCTCCTCGAGCAGTCCTCCCCCGCCGAGGACGCCCCGGCCGCCGCTCCTTCCGAGGAGCCCGCCGGCTCGTCCGACGACGGCGTGCTCACCGTCGGGAACGTGCGCATCCACGCCGGGTCCGCGACACGCGAGGAGGCGGTCAAGGAGGCCGCCGACATCCTCGAGAGCGCCGGCGCGGTGACGGGCGCGTACTTCGACGCCATGCTCGCCCGCGAGCAGACCGTGTCGACGTACATGGGCAACGAGCTGGCCATCCCCCACGGCACGAACGAGGCGAAGGACGCCATCCGCGGCTCGGCGCTCTCGGTCGTCCGCTACGACGGCGGCGTCGACTGGGACGGCGACGCGGTGACGTTCGTCGTCGGGATCGCCGGGCAGGGCGACGCCCATCTGACGATCCTGTCGAACGTGGCGGCGCTCTTCTCCGACGACGACCAGGTCGCGAGGCTGAAGGCGGCCTCGACGCCCGAGGAGCTCTTCTCGCTCTTCCAGACCGTCAACGAGGAGCAGGCATGA
- a CDS encoding thymidine phosphorylase — MTAPEPFDAVDVIRAKRDGGRVPEDALRWMIDAYTRGYVADAQMSAFTMAILLNGMERDEIRVMTDAMIASGERMSFASLGRPTADKHSTGGVGDKITLPLAPLVATFGVAVPQLSGRGLGHTGGTLDKLESIPGWRAALSNEELFAQLGDVGAVICAAGAGLAPADKKLYALRDVTGTVEAIPLIASSIMSKKIAEGTDALVLDVKFGSGAFMKDHARARELAETMVALGSDSGVKTSALLTDMNAPLGRAIGNANEVRESVEVLAGAGPADVVELTVALAREMLALAGRPDADVEGALADGRAMDTWRRMIRAQDGDPDAPLPTPRETHTVAASRSGVVTRMDAFDFGVAAWRLGAGRARAQDPVVHAAGIDLLAKPGDIVSEGQPLFTLSADDAARFDRALAALDGAYEIGDTAPERPPIVRERITA, encoded by the coding sequence ATGACCGCGCCCGAGCCCTTCGACGCCGTCGACGTCATCCGCGCCAAGCGCGACGGCGGGCGCGTCCCCGAGGACGCGCTGCGCTGGATGATCGACGCCTATACGCGCGGATACGTCGCGGACGCGCAGATGTCGGCGTTCACGATGGCGATCCTCCTCAACGGGATGGAGCGCGACGAGATCCGCGTGATGACGGACGCCATGATCGCGTCGGGCGAGCGGATGTCGTTCGCCTCGCTCGGCAGGCCGACGGCGGACAAGCACTCCACCGGCGGCGTGGGCGACAAGATCACGCTGCCGCTCGCGCCGCTCGTGGCGACGTTCGGCGTGGCCGTGCCGCAGCTGTCGGGCCGCGGGCTCGGGCACACGGGCGGGACCCTCGACAAGCTCGAGTCGATCCCCGGGTGGCGCGCCGCCCTGTCGAACGAGGAGCTGTTCGCGCAGCTCGGCGACGTCGGCGCGGTGATCTGCGCCGCCGGGGCAGGGCTCGCGCCCGCCGACAAGAAGCTGTACGCGCTGCGCGACGTGACCGGGACGGTCGAGGCCATCCCGCTCATCGCGTCGAGCATCATGTCGAAGAAGATCGCGGAGGGCACGGACGCGCTCGTGCTCGACGTGAAGTTCGGCTCGGGCGCGTTCATGAAGGACCATGCCCGCGCGCGCGAGCTCGCGGAGACGATGGTCGCGCTCGGCTCCGACTCCGGCGTGAAGACCTCCGCCCTCCTGACCGACATGAACGCGCCGCTCGGCCGCGCCATCGGCAACGCCAACGAGGTGCGCGAGTCGGTGGAGGTGCTCGCCGGCGCCGGCCCCGCCGACGTCGTCGAGCTCACCGTCGCCCTCGCGCGCGAGATGCTCGCTCTCGCCGGGCGACCCGACGCCGATGTCGAGGGCGCGCTCGCCGACGGCCGCGCCATGGACACGTGGCGGCGGATGATCCGCGCGCAGGACGGCGACCCCGACGCGCCCCTCCCGACGCCGCGGGAGACGCACACGGTCGCGGCGAGCCGTTCGGGCGTCGTGACGCGCATGGACGCGTTCGACTTCGGCGTCGCGGCGTGGCGCCTGGGAGCGGGCCGGGCGCGCGCGCAGGATCCCGTCGTGCACGCCGCGGGCATCGACCTCCTCGCGAAGCCCGGAGACATCGTCTCCGAGGGGCAGCCGCTCTTCACGCTCAGCGCGGACGACGCCGCACGGTTCGACCGCGCGCTCGCCGCGCTCGACGGGGCGTACGAGATCGGGGACACCGCTCCCGAGCGGCCGCCGATCGTGCGCGAGCGCATCACGGCCTGA
- a CDS encoding mannitol-1-phosphate 5-dehydrogenase — protein MKAVHFGAGNIGRGFVGLLLHEGGYEVVFSDVAAPLVDALNDADEYTVREVGEGGVDHVVSGFRAVNSAEDPQAVADEVATANVVTTAVGPTVLRFIAPHILSGLALREPDAPPLQIMACENAIGATDQLRAEIQELAGTSWDALVGRAVFANTAVDRIVPGQPEDGGIDVTVEPFFEWAIERTPFEGELPSVPGAHFVDDLAPYIERKLFTVNTGHAATAYHGARAGIEKIADALADASVAASVEAALEETSALLAAKHGFPAEELAAYRATILARFRNPALPDTVHRVGRQPLRKLSRHERFVGPAAEALEHGLGASALVSAIAAALWFDDAGDEQAIELQQMLAALDAETFTERVTGLDAAHPLFAAVRTAVADRQAAVAA, from the coding sequence ATGAAGGCCGTCCACTTCGGCGCCGGCAACATCGGGCGCGGCTTCGTCGGGCTCCTGCTGCACGAGGGCGGGTACGAGGTCGTCTTCTCGGACGTCGCCGCTCCCCTCGTCGACGCGCTGAACGACGCCGACGAGTACACGGTGCGCGAGGTCGGGGAAGGCGGGGTCGACCACGTGGTCTCGGGCTTCCGAGCCGTGAACAGCGCGGAGGACCCGCAGGCCGTTGCGGACGAGGTCGCGACGGCGAACGTCGTGACGACCGCCGTCGGGCCGACCGTGCTGCGCTTCATCGCGCCGCACATCCTCTCGGGCCTCGCCCTGCGGGAGCCCGATGCGCCGCCGCTGCAGATCATGGCGTGCGAGAACGCGATCGGCGCGACCGATCAGCTGCGCGCGGAGATCCAGGAGCTCGCGGGCACGAGCTGGGACGCGCTCGTCGGCCGCGCCGTGTTCGCGAACACGGCCGTCGACCGCATCGTCCCCGGTCAGCCGGAGGACGGCGGGATCGACGTCACGGTCGAGCCGTTCTTCGAGTGGGCGATCGAGCGGACGCCGTTCGAGGGAGAGCTGCCGAGCGTCCCCGGCGCGCACTTCGTCGACGATCTCGCGCCGTACATCGAGCGCAAGCTCTTCACGGTGAACACGGGGCACGCGGCGACCGCGTACCACGGCGCCCGCGCGGGGATCGAGAAGATCGCCGACGCCCTCGCCGACGCCTCGGTCGCGGCGTCCGTCGAGGCCGCGCTCGAGGAGACGTCGGCGCTGCTCGCGGCGAAGCACGGCTTCCCCGCCGAGGAGCTCGCCGCCTACCGCGCGACCATCCTCGCCCGGTTCCGGAACCCGGCGCTGCCCGACACCGTGCACCGCGTCGGCCGGCAGCCGCTGCGGAAGCTCTCACGCCACGAGCGCTTCGTCGGGCCCGCCGCAGAGGCGCTCGAGCACGGCCTCGGCGCCTCGGCGCTCGTGTCGGCGATCGCCGCGGCGCTGTGGTTCGACGACGCCGGCGACGAGCAGGCGATCGAGCTGCAGCAGATGCTCGCGGCCCTCGACGCCGAGACGTTCACGGAGCGGGTCACGGGACTGGATGCCGCGCACCCGCTGTTCGCGGCCGTCCGCACGGCCGTCGCCGACCGTCAGGCAGCCGTCGCCGCCTGA
- the ptsP gene encoding phosphoenolpyruvate--protein phosphotransferase, whose product MSELRGVGIGQGVAHGPIARMAARLEPPRDEKSTKTPDDEKAAVAEAVAAVAAELNARGERAGGAARDVLEAQAMMAEDPTLEEGVHARIDAGSTGEWAVHAAFAEFAETLQAMGGYLGERAADLADVAQRVIAHLRGVSAPGVPDPGHPFVLVAPDLAPADTVLLDLDKVLAVVTTEGGPTSHTAILAGDKGIVAVVGTGETDELVDGATVIVDAASGVVTVDPSDEQLAEAAERAAAREAAASAPVTPGALADGTPVPLLANLGNPDGAAEAVALGAEGVGLFRTEFLFLSSEEAPTVESQTASYTRLLEAFPGKKVVVRALDAGADKPLKFLTDAGEENPALGRRGLRALRHHEEVLRDQLTALANAEAATDADLWVMAPMVATVEEADYFTRIAREHGIKTAGVMIEVPSVALLADAVFEVTDFGSVGTNDLVQYTMAADRMLGSVSSYQDPWHPAVLRLIAEIGRAGTRRGKPVGICGQAAADPLLAVVLVGLGATTLSMSPPALVDVRAELKKHTLDDARRIAEAAVAASDAASARAAAQAAASA is encoded by the coding sequence ATGAGCGAGCTCCGCGGCGTCGGCATCGGACAGGGCGTCGCGCACGGCCCGATCGCGCGCATGGCGGCGCGGCTCGAGCCCCCGCGCGACGAGAAGAGCACGAAGACCCCCGATGACGAGAAGGCCGCCGTGGCCGAGGCGGTCGCCGCCGTCGCCGCGGAGCTCAACGCACGCGGCGAGCGCGCCGGCGGCGCCGCTCGCGACGTGCTCGAGGCGCAGGCCATGATGGCCGAGGACCCCACGCTGGAAGAGGGCGTCCACGCCCGCATCGACGCCGGCAGCACGGGAGAGTGGGCCGTGCACGCGGCCTTCGCCGAGTTCGCCGAGACGCTGCAGGCCATGGGCGGCTACCTGGGCGAGCGCGCGGCCGACCTCGCGGACGTCGCGCAGCGCGTCATCGCGCATCTGCGCGGCGTCTCGGCACCCGGCGTCCCCGACCCGGGGCATCCGTTCGTGCTCGTCGCGCCCGACCTCGCCCCCGCCGACACCGTGCTCCTGGACCTCGACAAGGTGCTCGCGGTCGTCACGACCGAGGGCGGCCCGACGTCGCACACGGCGATCCTCGCCGGCGACAAGGGCATCGTCGCGGTCGTGGGAACGGGCGAGACGGACGAGCTCGTCGACGGCGCGACGGTCATCGTCGACGCGGCGTCGGGAGTCGTCACGGTCGACCCGTCGGACGAGCAGCTCGCCGAGGCGGCGGAGCGCGCCGCCGCCCGTGAGGCCGCGGCCTCCGCCCCCGTCACGCCGGGTGCGCTCGCCGACGGCACGCCGGTGCCGCTCCTCGCCAACCTCGGCAATCCCGACGGCGCCGCGGAGGCCGTGGCGCTCGGAGCGGAGGGCGTGGGCCTGTTCCGCACGGAGTTCCTCTTCCTCAGCTCGGAGGAGGCGCCCACGGTGGAGTCGCAGACCGCGTCGTACACGAGGCTGCTCGAGGCGTTCCCGGGGAAGAAGGTCGTCGTGCGCGCCCTCGACGCGGGCGCCGACAAGCCCCTGAAGTTCCTCACCGACGCGGGCGAGGAGAACCCGGCGCTCGGCCGCCGGGGTCTGCGCGCGCTGCGTCACCACGAGGAGGTGCTGCGCGACCAGCTGACGGCGCTCGCGAACGCGGAGGCCGCGACCGACGCGGACCTGTGGGTCATGGCGCCGATGGTCGCGACGGTCGAGGAGGCCGACTACTTCACGCGCATCGCGCGCGAGCACGGCATCAAGACGGCGGGCGTCATGATCGAGGTGCCGTCCGTGGCGCTGCTCGCCGACGCCGTGTTCGAGGTCACCGACTTCGGCTCCGTCGGGACGAACGACCTCGTGCAGTACACGATGGCCGCCGATCGCATGCTCGGCTCCGTCTCGTCGTACCAGGACCCGTGGCACCCGGCCGTGCTCCGCCTCATCGCGGAGATCGGACGCGCGGGGACCCGCCGGGGCAAGCCCGTCGGCATCTGCGGTCAGGCCGCCGCCGATCCGCTGCTGGCGGTCGTGCTCGTCGGGCTCGGCGCGACGACGCTCTCGATGTCGCCGCCCGCTCTCGTCGACGTGCGCGCCGAGCTCAAGAAGCACACCCTCGACGATGCCCGGCGCATCGCCGAGGCGGCCGTCGCGGCCAGCGACGCCGCATCCGCCCGGGCCGCGGCCCAGGCCGCGGCATCCGCCTGA